One genomic region from Gemmatimonadota bacterium encodes:
- a CDS encoding phytanoyl-CoA dioxygenase family protein produces MLWPSIDQNPKLRSPGGRRGNYTGGVQVMGQALTEREIEAVVREVTDEEVAFYQEYGWVMMKQLVDPEFVSELLTVGQDWLERYGEDKGGRRAVGLVLQEEAEPFRSFMFSERMSKNAMRLVNRKRLKGVDIPLRYRADVFREKPPGAARTHYHQDSAQHGSDRVGELQFWLALVEVTPEMSAMRFVSRSHREGPLGSVGGDGKGDLLEQFPNLTSVLELSPPFHYQPGDCTVHHGYTIHGAPVNSTDKSRWSYLFSYSPSDTRYWNGTADNWGNERKHLSDADNPTVYFPIGTL; encoded by the coding sequence ATGTTATGGCCATCCATTGATCAAAACCCCAAATTACGATCGCCTGGCGGCAGAAGGGGAAACTACACTGGAGGAGTACAGGTTATGGGACAAGCATTGACGGAGCGCGAGATCGAAGCCGTCGTTCGAGAGGTCACAGACGAAGAAGTGGCCTTCTACCAGGAGTATGGATGGGTCATGATGAAGCAACTCGTAGATCCGGAGTTCGTCTCGGAACTCCTAACTGTCGGTCAGGATTGGCTGGAACGCTACGGCGAAGACAAAGGCGGCAGACGGGCCGTTGGCCTGGTACTACAGGAAGAGGCTGAGCCGTTCCGTTCGTTCATGTTCAGCGAGCGCATGTCAAAAAATGCGATGCGACTCGTGAATAGGAAGCGGCTCAAGGGTGTAGATATCCCACTTCGCTATCGCGCTGATGTCTTCAGAGAAAAGCCCCCAGGGGCAGCCAGAACCCATTATCATCAGGACTCGGCTCAGCACGGCTCTGATCGCGTGGGCGAACTCCAGTTCTGGCTTGCGCTGGTGGAAGTGACACCGGAGATGAGCGCGATGCGATTCGTCAGTCGCTCGCATCGCGAAGGACCGCTTGGCTCGGTAGGCGGCGATGGCAAGGGCGACCTGCTCGAGCAATTTCCAAATCTGACGTCTGTACTGGAGCTTTCTCCGCCGTTCCATTACCAGCCGGGTGACTGCACAGTGCATCACGGGTACACAATCCATGGCGCTCCAGTCAACAGCACCGATAAGTCGCGCTGGTCATACCTCTTCTCATATTCGCCTTCCGACACCCGATACTGGAATGGCACAGCAGACAACTGGGGCAACGAGCGAAAGCATCTGAGTGACGCGGATAATCCAACGGTCTATTTTCCAATAGGAACTCTTTGA
- the dgoD gene encoding galactonate dehydratase produces MKITSVKAVPASSSPQGRPPRNYMFVKIETDEGITGWGEATAGPLSVATQIDEVGQVLVGEDPWQIEKHWQTLYHHFFVRGGVVQMSAISGIEIALWDIKGQAVGLPIYEMLGGKMRDRIWCYGRWDGPTPEGAAETAMNNVSNGLTALKGDPFDHCGLFIPAEAERVAIKKLEAVRKAVGDDVELLVEVHGRLAPADAIRIGNAMADCRPFVYEEPVPPTNLDAMQRVAEAVSIPLATGERLYTKWEFTDLLSRQIVKMIQPDIVQGGGILELKKIAAMAEAHYVGFQPHNPYGPLCTIASLHLDACTPNFMIQEGGISPWFQDACTGDFPVQKDGFLPIPTGPGLGVGMNEAWLKANPWRDDANIWRPRPGTVASLQDTKWV; encoded by the coding sequence TTGAAGATTACATCGGTAAAAGCAGTTCCCGCATCATCTTCACCGCAAGGCCGCCCGCCACGCAACTATATGTTTGTGAAGATTGAAACCGATGAAGGCATCACAGGCTGGGGTGAGGCGACCGCCGGTCCGCTTAGCGTTGCGACCCAGATCGACGAGGTCGGTCAGGTGCTGGTGGGCGAAGACCCCTGGCAGATCGAGAAACACTGGCAGACACTCTATCATCACTTTTTTGTGCGGGGTGGTGTCGTGCAGATGTCAGCCATAAGCGGCATAGAAATCGCTCTGTGGGACATCAAAGGTCAGGCCGTGGGACTGCCCATATACGAAATGCTGGGCGGAAAGATGAGAGATCGGATCTGGTGCTATGGCAGGTGGGATGGGCCTACACCTGAAGGGGCTGCTGAAACTGCGATGAATAACGTATCAAATGGATTGACGGCGCTCAAGGGGGATCCGTTTGACCATTGCGGGCTGTTTATTCCGGCAGAAGCCGAACGCGTCGCCATAAAAAAACTGGAAGCTGTTCGCAAAGCAGTGGGCGACGACGTTGAGTTGCTCGTTGAGGTGCATGGACGGCTTGCCCCGGCAGACGCCATCCGAATCGGCAATGCGATGGCCGACTGTCGGCCCTTTGTGTACGAAGAACCCGTGCCGCCAACAAACCTCGACGCAATGCAACGGGTTGCCGAGGCCGTAAGCATCCCACTGGCGACTGGCGAGCGGCTTTACACCAAGTGGGAATTTACCGACTTGCTGAGCCGACAAATTGTGAAGATGATTCAACCCGACATTGTTCAGGGTGGCGGTATATTGGAGTTGAAGAAGATTGCGGCGATGGCAGAAGCTCATTATGTCGGTTTTCAACCACACAACCCCTACGGCCCACTGTGCACGATCGCGTCTTTGCATCTCGATGCCTGCACCCCAAATTTTATGATTCAGGAAGGCGGAATCAGCCCGTGGTTTCAAGACGCTTGCACAGGCGATTTTCCGGTTCAGAAGGATGGCTTTTTGCCGATCCCGACCGGCCCCGGGCTGGGCGTGGGCATGAACGAAGCGTGGCTCAAGGCAAATCCCTGGCGTGACGACGCAAACATTTGGCGGCCCCGTCCTGGTACGGTCGCATCATTGCAAGATACAAAGTGGGTCTAA
- a CDS encoding sulfatase-like hydrolase/transferase, with translation MPQPAQQPNILFVFSDQQRASAMGCYYGDEDLETPHFDAFARQGMKLESAVSTTPLCCPYRAILMTGLHGHRMGITTNGYHPDLSEYAHIGKAFKNAGYHCGYIGKWHLGDVQLDSGHPMRLGFDEEWFVPLVSSHASPNRNYAVNSTETVVGEGFDKPQIEANRAIEFIRGQDGGAPWCLFLSWYPPHPPLVSPEVYLEKYRGRNLKFHPNVKTVDAEALNRFQDHYAHYYGLVTGLDTEWERLMQALQDSGQAENTIVVYTSDHGEMLNSQGWRGKRWPHRESTQVPFLIRWPGTIEANATLDMPFGTPDIFPTLCGLAGINVPSGLDGADLSGVILGSDSNGHQQEYAYMEMHHSFIPWPGWRGIRTAKYNYARMEEGPWVCFDLENDPYEQNNLVEENGAVVSELDGLLVDAMKKAGDSWRDVGREVGDWQEWHGNKQIGQLGLDAEYPGYEAIRIWAERNNLV, from the coding sequence ATGCCACAACCGGCTCAACAGCCCAATATCCTGTTTGTGTTTTCCGACCAGCAGCGTGCATCGGCAATGGGTTGCTACTACGGCGATGAAGATCTGGAGACACCGCACTTCGACGCATTCGCCAGGCAGGGAATGAAATTGGAAAGTGCCGTGTCAACGACCCCGCTTTGTTGCCCCTACAGGGCCATATTGATGACGGGATTACACGGCCATCGCATGGGGATAACGACCAACGGGTATCATCCGGATCTAAGTGAATATGCCCACATCGGCAAGGCTTTCAAAAACGCAGGGTACCACTGTGGTTATATCGGCAAATGGCATTTAGGAGATGTACAACTCGATTCGGGTCATCCGATGCGTCTGGGATTCGACGAAGAATGGTTTGTACCTCTGGTATCGAGTCACGCGAGTCCCAATCGAAACTATGCGGTGAACAGCACTGAGACTGTGGTTGGAGAAGGGTTCGACAAGCCGCAGATCGAGGCCAACAGGGCCATTGAGTTCATTCGAGGACAGGACGGTGGGGCTCCCTGGTGCCTGTTTCTTTCATGGTATCCCCCTCATCCCCCACTGGTATCTCCAGAGGTATATCTCGAAAAATATCGAGGACGGAACCTGAAGTTTCATCCCAATGTGAAGACCGTAGATGCAGAGGCGCTCAATCGTTTTCAGGACCATTATGCGCATTATTACGGTCTCGTAACGGGCCTGGATACTGAGTGGGAACGCTTGATGCAGGCCCTGCAAGACAGTGGCCAGGCGGAAAACACCATTGTGGTGTACACCTCGGATCACGGTGAAATGCTAAACAGCCAGGGCTGGCGAGGCAAACGATGGCCTCATCGCGAATCCACCCAGGTTCCTTTTCTGATTCGATGGCCAGGCACGATTGAAGCCAACGCCACACTGGACATGCCGTTTGGCACGCCAGACATTTTTCCCACGCTATGTGGACTCGCAGGGATCAATGTGCCATCGGGGTTGGACGGGGCCGATCTGTCCGGCGTCATCCTCGGCAGCGATTCCAATGGGCACCAGCAAGAGTACGCCTATATGGAGATGCATCACAGCTTCATTCCGTGGCCCGGCTGGCGCGGGATTCGCACAGCGAAGTACAATTACGCGCGAATGGAGGAAGGACCGTGGGTGTGTTTCGATCTTGAAAACGATCCCTACGAACAGAACAACCTGGTAGAAGAGAATGGCGCGGTCGTGTCGGAACTGGATGGGCTTCTTGTAGATGCGATGAAAAAAGCGGGCGATTCCTGGCGCGATGTCGGCAGGGAAGTAGGCGATTGGCAGGAGTGGCACGGCAATAAACAGATTGGGCAACTCGGATTGGATGCTGAATACCCGGGTTACGAGGCCATTCGAATCTGGGCAGAACGGAACAATCTTGTGTAG
- a CDS encoding sugar phosphate isomerase/epimerase, producing the protein MPSGSSRPEASRPPGSRSPRPACIRHPGLLPISLKFDVTLHPDYRIMLMSDYTFKLAMFTTELRLPYDRAFPKAKEIGADRLWYAPSAGDLPFEAMTDADMDRIGACAEQHQTEIFLLCGGRKFKTVHLSDLDLDHMEEHPEFQEAREELTAAMKMAARLKIPAVATFTFAWPGEYTAGKPTWPMRWMTRGGVISDLDMDKLVRAFTLLVEDADRYDVDLPLCMMPWNYTNTTEHMRQVIEAVGSPRLKTVWGPADTMNCGESDTATRGFQNVRPYLHTLHIKDLQVIDGLKCEFEYCPIGEGDVDFPTVLRNLRDYQIDAVISIATHFKPESGSAEEAMRINFANMKALIGGVGD; encoded by the coding sequence TTGCCCTCTGGATCCTCCCGACCCGAAGCCAGCAGACCTCCCGGTTCCCGATCACCTCGGCCTGCCTGTATCAGACACCCTGGATTACTGCCCATCTCCTTAAAATTCGATGTCACCCTTCATCCCGACTACAGGATTATGCTCATGTCCGATTACACGTTTAAACTCGCCATGTTCACGACCGAACTGAGACTGCCCTATGACCGGGCATTTCCCAAAGCGAAAGAGATCGGCGCGGACCGCCTCTGGTACGCGCCTTCGGCAGGCGACCTTCCGTTCGAAGCCATGACCGACGCGGATATGGACCGCATCGGCGCGTGCGCCGAGCAGCATCAAACGGAGATCTTCCTGCTCTGCGGAGGCCGTAAGTTTAAAACTGTGCATCTCAGCGATCTGGATCTGGACCATATGGAAGAACATCCCGAATTCCAGGAAGCCCGAGAGGAATTGACCGCCGCCATGAAGATGGCCGCCCGACTCAAAATTCCGGCAGTAGCCACGTTTACATTTGCCTGGCCGGGTGAATATACCGCTGGTAAGCCGACCTGGCCCATGCGATGGATGACCCGCGGCGGCGTCATTTCCGATCTGGACATGGACAAACTGGTCCGGGCGTTTACGCTGCTGGTCGAAGATGCTGATCGCTACGATGTGGATCTGCCGCTGTGCATGATGCCGTGGAATTACACGAATACCACGGAACACATGCGGCAGGTGATCGAGGCGGTCGGTTCACCTCGCCTGAAAACGGTCTGGGGGCCAGCGGATACCATGAACTGCGGCGAATCGGACACCGCCACCCGCGGATTTCAGAATGTCCGTCCGTATCTTCATACGCTCCACATAAAAGATCTGCAAGTCATAGACGGTCTGAAATGCGAGTTTGAATACTGTCCCATCGGCGAAGGAGACGTGGATTTTCCGACGGTACTGCGGAACCTGCGCGATTATCAGATCGACGCGGTGATATCCATCGCCACCCACTTCAAGCCGGAAAGCGGATCGGCGGAAGAAGCGATGCGTATCAATTTTGCCAATATGAAGGCGTTGATCGGTGGGGTAGGGGACTGA